One Campylobacter sputorum subsp. sputorum DNA segment encodes these proteins:
- a CDS encoding MFS transporter yields the protein MISPKRTIRILTALFVAIIFIFVGNSLALNSAGMMLKNINIDDFHIGIITSCFFLGAIFSSIFGYKFISIYGYIRSYAVFTALFAISAILHNIANNIILWAVLRFMLGFSYYSICMVVESWINARSRNEIRSRVFSFYTAIYYISSSFGMLLLSLGLGSSQVFVLSALFIMIGSIPLNIIRIKEPQLPPKKKIFIPNIFSLVPLALVTSFIGGILINGFFSMAGVFILSAGGDIRDASLFLLVAMAGGFFGHLFFGYFSDKFGRKFSIMLACVIPFISILAMFLFSKNILFYKFSVFFIGFGIFCLYALSVARANDVLGSKGEAAKISATLLLNYSIGSLLGPIIIGYFMQKFNENGFIFVYLVGLIVLFLVAYFVDVVPKERRSKFMSHHPSEILH from the coding sequence GTGATAAGTCCAAAAAGAACTATAAGAATTTTAACAGCACTTTTTGTTGCTATAATTTTTATATTTGTTGGAAATTCACTAGCTTTAAATTCAGCTGGTATGATGTTAAAAAATATAAATATAGATGATTTTCATATAGGCATTATCACATCTTGCTTTTTTCTTGGAGCTATTTTTAGTTCTATATTTGGTTATAAATTTATTAGTATTTATGGTTATATTAGGTCTTATGCTGTATTTACTGCATTGTTTGCTATATCTGCAATACTACACAACATTGCTAATAATATAATTTTATGGGCTGTGCTTAGATTTATGCTTGGTTTTTCATATTATAGTATATGTATGGTTGTAGAAAGTTGGATAAATGCTAGATCAAGAAATGAAATTCGCTCAAGAGTTTTTAGTTTTTATACAGCAATATATTATATATCTTCATCATTTGGTATGCTTTTATTATCTTTGGGACTTGGCTCATCTCAAGTTTTTGTTCTCTCAGCGCTTTTTATAATGATTGGATCAATTCCTTTAAATATAATTCGGATAAAAGAACCGCAACTTCCTCCAAAAAAGAAAATTTTTATACCAAATATTTTTAGCTTAGTTCCATTAGCCTTAGTAACAAGTTTTATAGGCGGTATTTTGATAAATGGATTTTTTTCTATGGCAGGTGTTTTTATATTATCAGCAGGAGGCGATATAAGAGATGCTTCATTATTTCTACTTGTTGCTATGGCTGGTGGCTTTTTTGGGCATCTATTTTTTGGATATTTTTCAGATAAATTTGGACGAAAATTTTCAATTATGTTAGCTTGTGTGATACCTTTTATATCCATTTTAGCTATGTTTTTGTTTAGTAAAAATATATTATTTTATAAATTTTCTGTTTTCTTCATAGGATTTGGTATATTTTGTCTTTATGCTCTTAGTGTTGCTAGGGCAAATGATGTTTTGGGTAGTAAAGGCGAAGCAGCTAAAATCAGTGCAACTTTGTTACTAAATTACTCAATTGGATCACTTTTGGGACCTATTATTATTGGATATTTTATGCAAAAATTTAATGAAAATGGTTTTATTTTTGTATATTTGGTCGGATTAATAGTTTTGTTTTTGGTTGCGTATTTTGTTGATGTTGTGCCAAAAGAGCGTAGAAGTAAATTTATGTCTCATCATCCAAGCGAGATTTTGCATTAA
- a CDS encoding fumarate reductase flavoprotein subunit yields the protein MKIIYCDALVIGGGLAGLRAAVAAADKGNSTIVLSLCPVRRSHSAAAQGGMQASLGNSKMSEGDNEDVHFADTVKGSDWGCDQEVARMFCQTAPKAIRELASWGVPWTRITKGKRSAVINAQKTTIEEKDEVHGLIHSRDFGGTKKWRTCYTADATGHTMLFGVANECVKHNVDIRDRKEAIALIHKDNRCYGAIVRDLIDGRIEAYVARGTLIATGGYGRIYKHTTNAVNCEGIGAAIALETGIAQLGNMEAVQFHPTPIVPSGILLTEGCRGDGGILRDVDGYRFMPDYEPEKKELASRDVVSRRMMEHIRNGKGVKSPYGEHLWLDISILGRAHIETNLRDVQEICQIFNGIDPADEGPKGWAPVLPMQHYSMGGIRVKPTGESQTLKGLFSAGEAACWDMHGFNRLGGNSVSETVVAGMIVGDYFADFCKSHEIDINTEFVQSFVTKEENYINELLSKNGKYGVYEIKNKMKDIMWEHVAIFRTGEGLQKAVNELEELYKQSLDINVKNKEKFGNPELEDAYRTPKMIKLALCVAYGALLRTESRGAHYREDYPKRDDLNWLKRTLATWKEGDTMPTISYEDLDIMKMEMPPAFRGYGAKGNIIENPLSEQRQAQVDKIREDMQAQGKSRQEIQEALMHYELQPKFKQPNQRVGVGNE from the coding sequence ATGAAAATAATATATTGTGATGCGTTGGTTATTGGCGGTGGACTTGCTGGGCTTAGGGCAGCAGTTGCAGCAGCTGATAAAGGCAATAGTACTATAGTTTTAAGTTTATGTCCTGTTAGAAGATCTCACTCAGCTGCTGCACAAGGCGGCATGCAAGCAAGTTTAGGAAATTCTAAAATGAGTGAAGGCGATAATGAAGATGTGCATTTTGCTGATACTGTAAAGGGAAGCGACTGGGGATGCGATCAAGAAGTTGCTAGAATGTTTTGTCAAACAGCTCCAAAAGCTATTCGTGAACTTGCTAGTTGGGGTGTTCCTTGGACAAGAATCACAAAAGGAAAAAGAAGTGCTGTTATAAATGCACAAAAAACTACTATTGAAGAAAAAGATGAAGTTCATGGACTTATCCATTCAAGAGATTTTGGTGGAACAAAAAAATGGAGAACATGTTATACGGCTGATGCAACAGGTCATACAATGTTATTTGGTGTTGCAAATGAGTGTGTAAAACATAATGTTGATATAAGAGATAGGAAAGAAGCTATTGCTTTAATACACAAAGATAATCGCTGTTATGGTGCTATAGTAAGAGATCTTATAGATGGCAGAATAGAAGCTTATGTGGCTCGTGGAACACTTATAGCAACAGGTGGATATGGCAGAATTTATAAACATACAACAAATGCTGTAAATTGTGAGGGGATAGGGGCTGCAATAGCTCTTGAAACAGGTATAGCGCAACTTGGAAATATGGAGGCCGTTCAATTTCACCCAACTCCTATTGTTCCAAGCGGAATTTTGCTAACTGAAGGATGTCGTGGAGATGGTGGTATATTAAGAGATGTTGATGGGTATCGCTTTATGCCTGATTATGAGCCTGAGAAAAAAGAATTAGCAAGTAGAGATGTTGTTTCAAGAAGGATGATGGAACATATTAGAAATGGTAAAGGTGTAAAAAGTCCTTACGGAGAGCATTTATGGCTTGATATAAGCATTCTTGGTAGAGCTCATATTGAGACAAATTTAAGAGATGTTCAAGAAATTTGTCAAATTTTTAATGGCATTGATCCAGCTGATGAAGGTCCAAAAGGTTGGGCACCTGTTTTACCAATGCAGCATTATTCAATGGGTGGAATTAGAGTAAAACCAACAGGAGAGAGTCAAACTTTAAAAGGTCTATTTAGTGCAGGTGAAGCAGCTTGTTGGGATATGCACGGATTTAATAGACTTGGCGGAAACTCAGTTTCAGAAACAGTTGTAGCTGGAATGATAGTGGGGGATTATTTTGCTGATTTTTGTAAAAGTCATGAAATAGATATAAATACAGAGTTTGTTCAATCTTTTGTAACAAAAGAAGAAAATTATATAAATGAGCTTTTAAGTAAAAATGGCAAGTATGGTGTTTATGAGATAAAAAATAAAATGAAAGATATAATGTGGGAACATGTTGCTATTTTTAGAACAGGCGAAGGCTTACAAAAGGCTGTAAATGAGCTTGAAGAGCTTTATAAACAATCTTTAGATATAAATGTAAAAAATAAAGAAAAATTTGGAAATCCAGAACTTGAAGATGCTTACAGAACTCCAAAGATGATAAAACTTGCTCTTTGTGTTGCATATGGTGCACTTCTTAGAACAGAAAGTAGAGGAGCACATTATAGAGAAGATTATCCAAAAAGAGATGATTTAAATTGGCTAAAAAGAACTCTAGCAACTTGGAAAGAAGGCGATACAATGCCAACTATAAGTTATGAAGATCTAGATATTATGAAAATGGAGATGCCGCCAGCATTTAGAGGCTATGGTGCAAAAGGAAATATCATAGAAAATCCACTTAGCGAACAAAGACAAGCACAAGTTGATAAAATTCGTGAAGATATGCAAGCACAAGGCAAATCTCGTCAAGAAATTCAAGAAGCATTAATGCATTATGAACTTCAACCTAAATTTAAACAACCAAACCAAAGAGTAGGAGTTGGCAATGAGTAG
- a CDS encoding fumarate reductase iron-sulfur subunit, with protein MSRKITIKAFKYNPLSKISKPHFATYELEETSGMTLYVALNVIREKFDPDLSFDFVCRAGICGSCGMVVNGVPKLACRTLTKDYPDGIIELMPMPAFKLIKDLSVNTGEWMAAMNKRVESWVHSSKTTDISKMEEKVDPAAAQETFELDRCVECGICVASCGTAIMREDFIGAVGLNRIARFKLDPLDERTDEDFYELVGDDNGIFGCMSLLGCEDNCPKHLPLQSKIAYMRRKLASVK; from the coding sequence ATGAGTAGAAAAATAACCATAAAAGCATTTAAATACAATCCACTTAGTAAAATTTCAAAACCTCATTTTGCTACATATGAGCTTGAAGAAACAAGTGGAATGACACTATATGTAGCCTTAAATGTAATAAGAGAGAAATTTGATCCTGATCTTAGTTTTGACTTTGTATGTAGAGCTGGAATTTGTGGAAGTTGTGGAATGGTTGTAAATGGTGTTCCTAAACTTGCTTGTAGAACTCTTACAAAAGACTATCCAGATGGCATTATAGAGCTTATGCCAATGCCTGCGTTTAAACTCATAAAAGATTTGAGTGTAAATACTGGCGAATGGATGGCTGCTATGAATAAAAGAGTTGAGAGTTGGGTGCATTCAAGCAAGACAACTGATATCTCAAAGATGGAAGAAAAAGTTGATCCAGCAGCCGCACAAGAGACATTTGAATTAGATAGATGTGTAGAGTGTGGAATTTGTGTTGCAAGTTGCGGAACTGCGATAATGAGAGAAGATTTTATAGGTGCTGTTGGATTAAATAGGATTGCAAGATTTAAACTAGATCCTTTAGATGAAAGAACTGATGAGGATTTTTATGAATTAGTTGGCGATGATAATGGTATTTTTGGTTGTATGTCTTTACTTGGATGTGAAGATAACTGCCCTAAACACCTTCCTCTTCAAAGCAAAATAGCTTATATGAGAAGAAAACTAGCTAGCGTAAAATAA
- a CDS encoding dynamin family protein — MDAFLSEIWGINKLYIDNSVELGFNSKDSAVLLSCSDGNYDRYLSLKSFCAILKNSNLKTNLYDIQFAQIGIINSIKNLKISRSEVILNLKQLYENGIISIDYLDKITHFLKSLKLINDENIFKFTQKSDIFHNNISVLNECFYEMKNITKNKNLINLLENAFKNANQAQFFISVTGIINAGKSTMLNSLLDFNVLGTANIPETANLSFLKFSNESYAKVKFWNENELKELGFENAQARQDLCVSIDELKNYTTAKENISKFVKMVEIGVCADILKDGICIVDTPGLDDAIVLREELTKKFMHESDFVIHLMNAAQSVTKKDISFIKNFLAYGKANNFMIVLTHIDLLDKYELNDVIKYTKDSVTKELQDDGYDLSLVNNIKFFAINGINKNGIEDIKNYLYTMLFGEKSLKSNMILSNYKKELNNVISYIKDELEREFSMMSCDDAKFSEEILQLEQETDILKNDINQVNLLLNKNLKKLDYSNLSAFSHIKNISIILKDRVISDIQYANKNRKKVDFDRIFNIVKGGFDDLLLDLFRDIKFNVSKDMENISKQISLKINSFDDSKIGFFDIKNYLDENFRKPDYILLNSKLSSIIKTKSSNMQNDIQNLFDEFLSFLDIKKSLLKLIDNYTKDFKIYFENAINIKKNFLEEKILLLKDRISNINNTSKNSLYDMQKIKQNLDLINMLSTRINGC, encoded by the coding sequence ATGGATGCTTTTTTAAGCGAAATTTGGGGGATAAATAAGCTTTATATAGATAACTCAGTAGAGCTTGGTTTTAATTCAAAAGATAGTGCTGTGCTTTTATCTTGCAGTGATGGAAATTACGATAGATATCTTTCTTTAAAGTCTTTTTGTGCAATTTTAAAAAATTCAAATTTAAAAACAAATCTTTATGATATTCAATTTGCACAAATAGGTATCATAAATTCTATAAAAAATTTAAAAATATCAAGAAGTGAAGTTATTTTAAATTTAAAACAGCTCTATGAAAACGGCATTATAAGTATAGATTATTTAGATAAGATTACTCATTTTTTAAAATCATTAAAACTTATAAATGATGAAAATATATTTAAATTTACGCAAAAAAGCGATATTTTTCATAATAATATTAGCGTTTTAAATGAATGTTTTTATGAGATGAAAAACATTACTAAAAACAAAAATTTGATAAATTTACTTGAAAATGCTTTTAAAAATGCAAACCAAGCACAATTTTTTATATCAGTAACTGGTATTATAAATGCCGGAAAATCCACTATGCTAAATTCTTTGCTGGATTTTAATGTTTTAGGAACAGCAAATATACCAGAAACTGCTAATCTTAGTTTTTTAAAATTTTCTAATGAGTCTTATGCAAAAGTTAAATTTTGGAATGAAAATGAGTTAAAAGAGCTAGGGTTTGAGAATGCTCAAGCAAGGCAAGATTTGTGTGTTAGTATTGATGAGCTTAAAAATTATACAACCGCGAAAGAAAATATTAGTAAATTTGTAAAGATGGTAGAGATCGGGGTTTGTGCTGATATTTTAAAAGATGGTATTTGTATAGTAGATACTCCTGGTCTTGATGATGCTATAGTGCTTAGAGAGGAGCTAACTAAGAAATTTATGCATGAGAGTGATTTTGTGATTCATCTTATGAATGCAGCTCAAAGCGTTACAAAAAAAGATATTAGCTTTATAAAAAACTTTTTGGCTTATGGCAAAGCAAATAATTTTATGATAGTTTTAACTCATATTGATTTGCTTGACAAATATGAGTTAAATGATGTTATAAAATATACAAAAGATAGTGTTACAAAAGAACTCCAAGATGATGGTTATGATCTGTCTTTGGTAAATAATATCAAATTTTTCGCCATTAATGGTATAAACAAAAATGGTATAGAAGATATAAAAAATTATCTTTATACAATGCTTTTTGGAGAAAAAAGCTTAAAATCAAATATGATTTTATCTAATTATAAAAAAGAGCTAAATAATGTAATCTCATATATAAAAGATGAACTTGAGCGTGAGTTTAGTATGATGAGTTGTGATGATGCTAAATTTAGTGAGGAAATTTTGCAACTAGAGCAAGAAACAGATATATTAAAAAATGATATAAATCAGGTAAATTTACTATTAAATAAAAATCTTAAAAAGCTTGATTATTCAAATTTATCAGCATTTTCGCACATAAAAAATATTTCAATTATTTTAAAAGATAGAGTTATAAGCGATATACAATACGCAAATAAAAATAGAAAAAAAGTGGATTTTGATCGTATTTTTAACATAGTAAAAGGCGGGTTTGATGATTTACTTTTAGATCTTTTTAGAGATATTAAATTTAATGTATCAAAAGATATGGAAAATATTTCTAAGCAAATTTCACTTAAAATAAACTCTTTTGATGATAGTAAAATAGGCTTTTTTGATATAAAAAATTATCTTGATGAGAACTTTAGAAAGCCTGATTATATTTTATTAAATTCGAAGCTTTCAAGCATAATAAAAACAAAAAGTTCAAATATGCAAAATGATATCCAAAATCTTTTTGATGAGTTTTTATCTTTTTTGGATATAAAAAAATCTTTATTAAAACTCATTGATAACTATACAAAAGATTTTAAGATATATTTTGAAAATGCTATAAATATCAAAAAAAATTTTCTAGAAGAAAAAATTTTATTATTAAAAGATAGAATTTCTAACATAAATAATACATCTAAAAATTCGCTTTATGATATGCAAAAAATAAAGCAAAATCTTGATTTGATAAATATGCTTAGCACAAGGATAAACGGGTGTTAG
- the lgt gene encoding prolipoprotein diacylglyceryl transferase, with protein MNWWSEIYSKFDPVAFSIFGLNVHWYGIMYVLALLVALWAAKYFVKKDNLGFSDKTLDNYFIWVEIGVILGARLGFVFIYSNAQMFYLTHPWEIFNPFYNGKFVGISGMSYHGAVIGFIIATFWFCKKYNQNSWKLLDLVAICIPLGYIFGRVGNFLNKELVGVVTDVSWAINVNGVLRHPSQLYEAFLEGILVFIILFIYRKYKKFDGELISLYVILYSIMRFVSEIFRQPDVQIGEVFLGLSMGQILSFLMLFLGIFVYLYLKNKTYKNHT; from the coding sequence ATGAACTGGTGGAGCGAAATATATTCTAAATTTGATCCAGTGGCATTTAGTATTTTTGGACTAAATGTTCATTGGTACGGGATAATGTATGTTTTAGCTCTTTTAGTTGCACTTTGGGCTGCAAAGTATTTTGTAAAAAAAGATAATCTTGGTTTTAGTGATAAAACATTAGATAATTACTTTATATGGGTTGAAATTGGCGTCATCTTAGGAGCAAGACTGGGTTTTGTTTTTATTTATTCAAACGCTCAAATGTTTTATCTAACTCATCCTTGGGAAATTTTCAACCCTTTTTATAATGGAAAATTTGTAGGAATTAGTGGAATGAGTTATCATGGAGCTGTGATTGGATTTATTATAGCTACATTTTGGTTTTGTAAAAAATATAATCAAAATAGTTGGAAATTGCTAGATTTGGTCGCTATTTGTATCCCTTTGGGGTATATTTTTGGAAGAGTTGGAAATTTTTTAAACAAAGAGTTAGTAGGTGTTGTTACTGATGTTTCTTGGGCGATAAATGTTAATGGTGTTTTAAGACATCCTAGTCAGCTTTATGAAGCATTTTTAGAAGGAATTTTAGTATTTATCATACTTTTTATTTATAGAAAATATAAAAAATTTGATGGAGAGCTTATTTCATTATATGTTATTTTATATTCTATAATGCGTTTTGTTAGTGAGATTTTTAGACAACCAGATGTGCAAATAGGAGAAGTATTTCTAGGTCTTAGTATGGGGCAAATTTTATCTTTTTTAATGCTTTTTCTTGGAATATTTGTATATTTATATCTAAAAAATAAAACTTATAAAAATCATACATAA
- a CDS encoding Y-family DNA polymerase — MILHIDLDCFFVSVARIKDSSLNGQIVAVIGDKSSNIFGDEMIANSNKGVILSSSYEARKFGIHSAMSVNEALKLCPKLKLIPNDMKLNKTISSQIYNFLYTFTPEIEQFSIDEFFLNLKGTKYQDDYIGFAKFLQQNILDKFKLPCSIGLCEGKFLAKLATDLKKPFGIKFLDIKNLKEELKDVNIAKFPGIGKSTQKFLYAHCIKTISQALESKAIFEKMGKNGIKIYNRICGINDDKISNQRNAKSIGFGRTFNPTLNRDEIRRKISIMCRHLGFEVLKNDLNPMSYELKIRYKNRYEFSKRYTPNKPFCIDLLSSIINELFTKIDKYSFENIIYIGINLSNFSSNLEFCSTLFSYDDDIKQKNLDKTFSKIWSKFGIDKIKKASEI; from the coding sequence ATGATTTTACATATTGATCTTGATTGTTTTTTTGTATCAGTTGCTAGGATAAAAGATAGCAGTTTAAATGGACAAATAGTTGCTGTAATTGGCGATAAATCAAGTAATATATTTGGCGATGAAATGATAGCAAATTCAAACAAAGGCGTGATTTTAAGCTCAAGTTATGAAGCTAGAAAATTTGGCATACATTCTGCTATGAGCGTAAATGAGGCTTTGAAGTTATGTCCGAAGTTAAAATTAATTCCAAACGATATGAAACTTAATAAAACAATTTCTAGTCAAATTTATAATTTTCTTTATACTTTTACGCCAGAAATAGAGCAATTTAGCATAGATGAGTTCTTTTTAAATTTAAAAGGTACAAAATATCAAGATGATTATATTGGATTTGCTAAGTTTTTGCAACAAAATATACTTGATAAATTTAAACTTCCTTGTAGTATTGGGCTTTGTGAAGGTAAATTTTTAGCCAAACTTGCAACTGATTTAAAAAAGCCATTTGGTATAAAATTTTTAGATATAAAAAATTTAAAAGAAGAGCTTAAAGATGTAAATATCGCTAAGTTTCCTGGCATTGGAAAAAGCACTCAGAAATTTTTATATGCTCACTGTATAAAAACCATTTCTCAAGCTTTGGAAAGTAAGGCTATTTTTGAAAAAATGGGTAAAAATGGTATCAAAATTTATAATAGAATTTGTGGCATAAATGATGATAAAATATCAAATCAAAGAAATGCAAAAAGTATAGGTTTTGGTAGAACATTTAATCCAACATTAAATAGAGATGAAATTAGGCGTAAAATTTCCATTATGTGCAGACATTTAGGCTTTGAAGTGCTTAAAAATGATTTAAACCCTATGAGCTATGAGTTAAAGATAAGATATAAAAATAGATACGAGTTTTCTAAAAGATATACTCCAAATAAGCCTTTTTGTATAGATTTGTTAAGCAGTATTATCAATGAACTTTTTACTAAGATAGATAAATATAGTTTTGAAAACATAATTTATATAGGCATAAATTTATCAAATTTTTCTTCAAATTTAGAGTTTTGTTCAACGCTATTTAGTTATGATGATGATATAAAACAAAAAAATTTAGATAAAACTTTTAGCAAAATTTGGTCTAAATTTGGAATAGATAAAATAAAAAAAGCAAGTGAAATTTAG